A section of the Roseivirga sp. BDSF3-8 genome encodes:
- the rfaE2 gene encoding D-glycero-beta-D-manno-heptose 1-phosphate adenylyltransferase codes for MKTYTSGKIYSLSQAAKQVNKWKASGEKVVFTNGCFDIIHLGHVEYLEKAARQGDRLVVGVNTDASVSRLKGPSRPITDEVSRSRIIASLAFVDAVVLFSDPTPLALIEALIPDVLIKGNDYSVDNIVGADFVMKMGGNVATIKLVSGYSTTNIVKKIKESAPD; via the coding sequence ATGAAGACATACACCTCAGGGAAAATCTACAGCCTCAGCCAAGCAGCTAAACAGGTAAATAAATGGAAGGCATCCGGTGAAAAAGTGGTTTTTACCAATGGGTGTTTTGATATTATTCACCTTGGTCATGTGGAATACCTTGAAAAAGCTGCCCGCCAGGGGGACCGTCTCGTAGTTGGGGTTAATACAGACGCCTCCGTGAGCCGGCTTAAGGGCCCCTCACGCCCTATCACTGATGAGGTTAGCAGATCTCGCATTATCGCCTCTCTCGCTTTTGTGGATGCTGTGGTATTATTTTCCGATCCTACCCCTCTGGCACTCATAGAAGCCCTTATTCCTGATGTACTTATCAAAGGAAATGATTACTCAGTAGACAACATTGTAGGGGCAGATTTCGTAATGAAAATGGGTGGAAATGTCGCTACAATTAAACTCGTTAGCGGGTACTCCACTACCAACATCGTAAAAAAGATAAAAGAATCAGCACCTGATTAA
- a CDS encoding zinc metallopeptidase, which produces MGLIVIGIIFSIISFAVGAKLRNKFKKYSQIPLRSNMSGAEAAAQMLRDNGIYDVEIISTPGELTDHYNPGNKTVNLSEAVYHGRSAASVAVATHECGHAVQHAKAYAPLKLRSALVPVQSVSGRILNFIVIASIFGGGFFLNVGYQPILLVVFGCYLVITLFSLVTLPVEFDASKRALAWIDRQGVVSSQEHSMAKDALKWAAMTYVVAAIGAFAQLAYLAMALFGGRD; this is translated from the coding sequence ATGGGACTAATTGTTATAGGTATTATATTCTCAATCATAAGCTTTGCTGTAGGAGCCAAGCTTAGGAATAAGTTTAAAAAGTATTCACAAATTCCTCTCCGGTCGAATATGAGTGGCGCCGAGGCAGCCGCTCAGATGCTACGCGATAATGGGATATATGATGTAGAAATCATCTCCACACCCGGAGAGCTAACCGACCACTATAATCCGGGAAATAAAACGGTTAATCTCAGTGAAGCCGTTTACCATGGGCGTTCCGCTGCATCAGTAGCTGTTGCTACTCATGAGTGCGGGCATGCCGTGCAGCACGCTAAGGCATATGCCCCCCTTAAGTTGAGATCAGCCTTAGTACCGGTGCAAAGTGTGAGTGGCCGGATACTGAACTTTATAGTTATTGCTTCAATATTTGGCGGTGGGTTCTTTTTGAATGTCGGGTATCAACCGATCCTCTTGGTCGTTTTCGGCTGTTACTTGGTCATAACCCTCTTTTCATTAGTTACTCTTCCTGTAGAATTCGATGCCAGTAAGCGGGCACTTGCCTGGATTGACCGGCAAGGGGTGGTTTCAAGTCAGGAGCATAGTATGGCAAAAGATGCACTTAAATGGGCAGCCATGACGTATGTGGTAGCTGCTATAGGTGCATTTGCTCAGTTAGCCTATCTGGCCATGGCATTATTTGGTGGTAGGGATTAA
- a CDS encoding acyl-CoA dehydrogenase: protein MIFELTEEHLAVQSAAREFAKNELLPGVIERDETQTFPAEQIKKMGELGFMGMMVDPKYNGGGMDTISYVLAMEEISKVDASASVAMSVNNSLVCWGLETYGTEEQKEKYLKRLATGEIIGAFCLSEPEAGSDATSQRTTAEDKGDHYLLNGTKNWITNGNSASVYLVIAHTHPEKGHKGINALIVEKGMEGFTVGKKENKLGIRGSDTHSLMFTDVKVPKENRIGDDGFGFTFAMKTLNGGRIGIASQALGIASGAYELALEYSKERKAFGKPISNHQGIQFKLADMATQIDAARLLCLKAAALKDAKKDYAKASAMAKLFASKVAMDVTVEAVQVHGGYGFVKEYHVERLMRDAKITQIYEGTSEIQKIVISRELLK, encoded by the coding sequence ATGATTTTCGAACTTACCGAAGAACATCTGGCGGTACAATCTGCCGCAAGGGAATTTGCTAAGAATGAGCTTCTTCCCGGCGTTATCGAAAGGGATGAAACACAAACTTTCCCTGCTGAGCAGATTAAAAAAATGGGTGAGCTGGGATTCATGGGAATGATGGTCGACCCTAAATACAACGGGGGTGGCATGGACACCATTTCCTATGTGCTGGCAATGGAGGAAATTTCTAAGGTAGATGCTTCTGCTTCTGTAGCAATGTCTGTAAATAACTCTTTGGTCTGCTGGGGCCTTGAGACATACGGTACAGAAGAGCAAAAAGAAAAATATCTGAAAAGACTGGCCACCGGTGAGATCATCGGCGCCTTCTGCCTTTCTGAACCCGAAGCTGGATCTGATGCTACCTCACAGCGGACTACTGCTGAAGATAAAGGTGATCACTATCTGCTTAATGGCACTAAGAACTGGATCACAAATGGAAACAGTGCGAGCGTATATCTTGTGATAGCTCACACCCATCCTGAAAAAGGACATAAAGGCATCAATGCCCTTATTGTTGAAAAAGGAATGGAAGGTTTTACTGTAGGTAAAAAAGAGAATAAGTTAGGTATTAGAGGCTCTGATACACATTCCCTTATGTTTACTGACGTAAAAGTTCCCAAAGAGAATCGTATCGGTGATGATGGCTTTGGTTTTACCTTCGCTATGAAGACACTTAACGGTGGTCGCATTGGTATTGCTTCTCAGGCCCTTGGTATTGCCAGCGGTGCTTACGAGCTTGCCTTGGAATATTCCAAAGAACGTAAAGCCTTTGGAAAGCCTATATCCAATCATCAGGGTATCCAGTTTAAACTCGCTGACATGGCTACCCAAATTGATGCTGCCCGTCTTTTATGTCTGAAAGCTGCTGCTCTCAAGGATGCCAAAAAAGACTATGCTAAGGCAAGTGCTATGGCTAAGCTTTTTGCTTCTAAGGTAGCAATGGATGTTACTGTGGAGGCTGTTCAGGTCCATGGCGGTTATGGCTTTGTGAAAGAATACCATGTAGAAAGACTTATGCGTGATGCCAAGATTACTCAGATTTACGAAGGTACTTCCGAAATTCAGAAAATTGTAATTAGCCGGGAACTGTTAAAATAA
- a CDS encoding helix-turn-helix domain-containing protein encodes MEDYNKIIESIGVRFIKAKNVRIIQPHTIENFYDVENTILMLNKGELRFGKESEVVKEGEMLFIPGGKSTPITYGSNNAVVLSNDDFINNKENYIQQVEEVNPDSEYESYSYITFEAKVFDSVNFFASLDIPPFIINDNSKISQLLIDVLKETNSDLAGKDRIVKICVDYLVVEVIRHILVNKMFVEQLATNSTYFKDPRLINIFAYIKENLGGDLSNKVLANVANVSEDYVGQYFKMLTGINPQDYIEYQRMEKAVNLLRTSKKSIREIGKEVGYKDTAYFCRRFKMMFGIPAGKMRRRESLMNV; translated from the coding sequence ATGGAAGATTACAATAAGATTATTGAGTCTATCGGGGTCAGGTTCATCAAGGCCAAGAATGTCCGGATTATACAGCCACATACCATCGAAAATTTCTACGACGTTGAGAATACCATCCTCATGCTAAACAAAGGAGAGCTGAGGTTTGGTAAAGAAAGCGAAGTAGTAAAGGAAGGCGAGATGTTGTTTATTCCCGGAGGTAAGTCCACCCCAATTACATACGGAAGTAACAACGCCGTCGTGCTGAGTAATGATGACTTTATCAATAATAAAGAAAATTATATTCAGCAGGTAGAAGAGGTTAACCCCGACTCCGAGTATGAAAGTTATAGTTATATCACTTTTGAAGCTAAGGTTTTCGATTCAGTAAACTTTTTTGCTTCTCTCGATATACCCCCTTTCATTATCAATGATAATTCTAAGATCAGCCAGCTATTGATTGATGTTTTAAAAGAAACCAATAGTGACCTGGCCGGCAAAGATCGGATTGTTAAGATCTGTGTGGATTATCTGGTAGTGGAGGTTATCAGGCATATATTGGTTAATAAGATGTTTGTAGAACAACTCGCTACCAATAGTACCTACTTTAAAGACCCCCGCCTTATTAATATCTTTGCTTATATCAAAGAGAATTTGGGTGGAGACCTCTCTAACAAAGTGCTGGCTAATGTGGCTAATGTATCTGAAGACTATGTGGGGCAGTATTTTAAAATGCTGACCGGAATTAATCCTCAGGATTACATTGAATATCAGCGAATGGAAAAAGCCGTAAACCTCTTGCGTACCTCTAAGAAGAGTATTCGCGAAATAGGTAAAGAAGTGGGCTATAAAGATACAGCATATTTCTGCCGTCGTTTCAAAATGATGTTTGGTATTCCTGCCGGCAAGATGCGCCGCAGAGAGTCCTTAATGAACGTTTAG
- a CDS encoding geranylgeranylglyceryl/heptaprenylglyceryl phosphate synthase, which translates to MKGNFYESLRANKRAGKKSVALLIDPDKIHDMVQLQRLINHALESRVDYFFVGGSLITDSNFSQVVQLLKQSSELPVILFPGSNMHLDPSADAILFLSLISGRNPELLIGQHVLAAPILRKSKLEVVSTGYILIDAGNHTTVSYMSNTQPIPHDKVSVAACTAMAGEMLGLKLMYLDAGSGADRPVSPRMISAVGKSIDTPLIVGGGINNGHKAKDALEAGADLLVLGNGVEKNPGLLTEVCDIVYAHNRTLNVH; encoded by the coding sequence ATGAAGGGGAATTTTTATGAAAGCCTACGGGCTAATAAGAGGGCCGGTAAAAAATCTGTCGCACTGCTAATTGACCCGGACAAGATCCACGATATGGTGCAGCTACAACGGCTAATAAACCATGCATTGGAAAGTCGTGTCGATTACTTTTTCGTGGGTGGCAGTTTGATCACCGACAGTAATTTCAGTCAGGTGGTTCAGTTGTTAAAGCAAAGTTCAGAATTACCGGTAATACTATTTCCTGGTAGTAATATGCACCTGGACCCGTCGGCAGATGCAATACTATTTTTAAGCCTCATATCTGGCCGTAATCCTGAATTGCTTATAGGCCAGCATGTATTGGCCGCTCCGATATTAAGAAAAAGTAAGCTGGAGGTGGTGAGTACGGGTTATATCCTTATAGATGCGGGTAATCATACCACTGTCAGCTATATGAGTAATACGCAGCCTATTCCTCATGACAAGGTGTCTGTGGCAGCCTGTACTGCTATGGCGGGTGAAATGCTGGGGCTTAAGCTGATGTACCTAGATGCAGGCTCAGGTGCTGACCGCCCGGTAAGCCCCCGGATGATATCCGCCGTCGGTAAATCTATAGATACTCCCCTTATAGTAGGAGGAGGAATAAATAACGGGCACAAAGCGAAGGATGCTCTTGAGGCAGGAGCTGATTTATTAGTACTTGGAAACGGGGTAGAAAAAAACCCCGGACTTCTGACCGAGGTTTGTGATATTGTTTATGCACACAATCGCACACTAAACGTTCATTAA
- a CDS encoding Na/Pi symporter, whose translation MVINNGEQYNEEQRGGSLLGRILVVVVALFLFLLSIELISTAFGHLGRETAQSIIAATSNPFIGLFIGLLITAIIQSSSTTTSMVVAVVASGGLGLSQAIPIIMGANIGTTLTSSLVSLGFITKKNEFRKAISAGTVHDFFNIFTTAILFPLEYEYNFLSGLSRYITSLITLDIDQGEAFSLSFFKLEAIAAWILELVQIPGVVVVIAFLFLFGSIKLLSSLISKIVIGGSRDRLNKYFFQSPARAFWWGTAITGGVQSSSITTSLMVPLVATGKIPLRKAYSFILGANIGTTITALLAALFKSDAAVSIALVHLLFNLIGVLIFLPFPVLRRIPVGLASALGRITMNHRIIGFMYIIIIFFLLPFALIYLNKDMEIASDLPTTEVLLEEPGQQIEPAKS comes from the coding sequence ATGGTTATTAACAACGGGGAACAATATAACGAGGAGCAGAGAGGTGGCAGCCTGCTTGGTCGTATTCTCGTGGTTGTAGTCGCACTATTTTTATTTCTCCTATCCATTGAACTGATATCCACGGCCTTTGGGCATTTAGGTCGGGAAACAGCGCAATCTATCATTGCTGCAACCTCCAATCCTTTCATCGGGCTTTTTATCGGCTTGTTGATTACTGCGATCATACAAAGCAGTTCCACCACTACATCTATGGTCGTGGCTGTAGTAGCATCCGGGGGACTAGGGCTCTCTCAGGCTATCCCTATAATCATGGGGGCCAATATTGGCACCACCCTTACGAGTTCTTTGGTCTCACTGGGTTTCATTACTAAAAAAAACGAGTTCCGTAAGGCTATAAGTGCCGGTACTGTACATGACTTTTTCAATATTTTTACGACTGCCATACTGTTCCCCCTTGAGTATGAATATAATTTCCTGTCCGGGCTTAGCCGCTATATTACCTCTCTCATCACGTTAGATATTGATCAAGGAGAGGCTTTTTCCTTATCATTCTTCAAGCTTGAGGCTATTGCTGCCTGGATACTGGAGTTAGTGCAAATACCTGGAGTGGTAGTTGTTATCGCATTCCTTTTTCTATTTGGTAGTATCAAGCTTCTTAGCTCTCTCATCAGCAAAATAGTAATCGGGGGTTCCAGGGACAGGTTAAACAAGTACTTTTTTCAGAGCCCGGCAAGGGCTTTTTGGTGGGGAACCGCGATTACGGGTGGCGTGCAAAGCAGCAGCATTACGACATCCTTGATGGTACCCCTGGTAGCTACGGGTAAAATCCCTCTACGGAAAGCTTATTCATTTATTTTAGGAGCCAACATTGGCACTACTATTACGGCGTTGCTAGCTGCTCTTTTTAAAAGTGATGCGGCCGTTAGCATTGCATTGGTTCATTTACTCTTCAACCTAATTGGCGTCCTTATTTTCCTGCCTTTTCCTGTATTACGCAGGATACCTGTGGGCCTAGCCAGCGCATTAGGCCGTATTACGATGAACCACCGGATTATCGGTTTTATGTACATCATAATCATATTTTTTTTACTGCCGTTTGCTCTGATATACCTTAATAAGGATATGGAAATAGCTTCTGATCTACCCACCACAGAGGTTCTTTTGGAAGAACCCGGCCAACAGATTGAGCCTGCCAAAAGTTAA